One window from the genome of Paramormyrops kingsleyae isolate MSU_618 chromosome 3, PKINGS_0.4, whole genome shotgun sequence encodes:
- the fam83b gene encoding protein FAM83B, with product MIESQLSSLTSEIKPDDFIRPHYKETYRLAIDALVGGGQEAYRELLKGERVGEFLSEDELLFIVENVERPITGDQEEEADPSMDNAPSSGTYWPLHSDLDTPNLDLGWPDVREKMQTNINLLFHPPRPNCPTIKEAVRKHIQEARHIIAIVMDIFTDVDIFKEVVDASSRGVAVYILLDERHVKAFLRMTEKQDVHIQRLRNIRVRTVKGQEYLCRSGAKFYGAMGEKFLLVDCQTVVYGSYSFMWSYEKINLSMVQVITGQLVESYDEEFRMLYARSLVPSAFAPPEAMMLEGKPDGGRPLVSYGAKHGQPFERRDQLRHTLDTVYMKACGSQARLKNTVDDLDQELHDKGLFNQHAPNGHMIHQRIAQLQATDHNNFLKRHSYAGERNETSHVPNHLNYGLSQWNVARDCGQFGITGRNDYLSRALENPLQSRLSPGNYIRGNNIRQTYHGHDKQMLSMQQNMPSLERTSRSFLRTWRIESYLSNEEPSIKDPSDYLDYNEGLDGKPNPYMHSRLRSSLVFKSTIPEQPESNSYTTNSQSSGLHGEQLGPPPNTSFHPSRILTTMGNRGMPNDFIMKRRSLQILDDSRHNMYNGNNNPNFSSLGRGKVGATVTNPELFQEERYKRYSLAEPRCNTNYISSKEPSSHMFGTYGSGQGITGELTDFNRTERYSQNSIKEDQRSVSHYDVKKVSENKNPSAFNPPSSRTSSATALTANSHEPSAKASNTPSSSSSPRFFKKKIISLLNKPEKESKTCGGSPEDEGKKVGKKKGSTTNSASSQQKGNGGLSIRENHFLGEGGTSSAPRFSTEELSQDCMPSGAPTNRQVAPASRPSQVLEARQRDHKVDRRLYSRFEPFCSFEKKTEKGSSGAAHLHGLETRKSLPSQNSRGVFSSEHNTTSRNQVQGHHENKFGRFIQRVGNFIHKNK from the exons ATGATAGAGTCACAGCTGTCGTCCCTGACGAGCGAGATAAAGCCAGACGATTTCATTCGACCACATTACAAGGAGACCTATCGGCTGGCCATCGACGCTTTGGTAGGCGGGGGGCAAGAGGCATACAGAGAGCTCCTCAAGGGAGAGCGCGTTGGCGAGTTCCTCTCCGAGGATGAGCTCCTGTTCATCGTGGAGAATGTGGAGAGGCCAATCACCGGCGATCAGGAGGAGGAGGCAGACCCCTCAATGGACAACGCCCCCTCCAGCGGTACCTACTGGCCCCTTCATTCTGATCTCGACACCCCAAACCTCGACCTTGGCTGGCCGGACGTTCGGGAGAAGATGCAAACAAACATCAATCTTCTCTTTCACCCGCCCCGTCCAAATTGCCCAACCATCAAAGAAGCGGTTCGTAAACATATCCAGGAAGCAAGACAC ATCATCGCCATCGTGATGGACATCTTCACAGACGTGGATATTTTCAAAGAGGTTGTGGACGCGTCCAGCAGGGGGGTGGCCGTCTACATCCTCCTGGATGAGCGCCATGTTAAAGCTTTCCTGAGGATGACCGAGAAGCAGGACGTCCACATCCAGAGGCTGAGG AACATAAGAGTACGCACCGTGAAGGGCCAGGAGTACCTCTGCCGCTCAGGAGCCAAGTTTTATGGAGCAATGGGAGAGAAATTCCTGCTGGTCGACTGTCAGACAGTGGTGTATGGATCCTACAG CTTCATGTGGTCCTACGAAAAAATCAACCTCAGCATGGTACAGGTGATAACGGGGCAGCTGGTGGAGTCATACGATGAGGAGTTCCGGATGCTTTACGCTCGCTCCTTAGTGCCGTCGGCCTTCGCCCCGCCAGAGGCCATGATGCTCGAAGGCAAGCCGGACGGGGGCAGACCGTTAGTGAGCTATGGGGCTAAACATGGCCAACCCTTTGAGCGGAGAGACCAGCTGAGACACACACTGGACACCGTCTACATGAAAGCATGTGGAAGTCAGGCCCGGCTCAAAAATACTGTAGATGATTTAGATCAAGAACTGCATGACAAAGGGCTATTTAACCAGCATGCACCCAACGGCCACATGATTCACCAGCGAATCGCTCAACTTCAGGCCACAGACCACAACAACTTCCTTAAGAGACACAGTTATGCTGGAGAAAGGAACGAGACTTCGCATGTCCCCAACCACTTGAACTATGGTTTGAGCCAATGGAACGTAGCCAGGGATTGTGGTCAATTTGGCATTACCGGGAGAAACGATTACCTCTCCAGGGCCTTGGAAAATCCTCTGCAGTCACGACTAAGCCCGGGAAATTATATCCGCGGTAACAACATAAGGCAGACATACCACGGGCATGACAAGCAAATGCTCTCCATGCAGCAGAATATGCCGTCCCTGGAGCGAACCAGCAGGTCTTTTCTACGCACCTGGCGGATAGAGTCCTACCTTAGCAATGAGGAACCGTCTATCAAGGATCCGAGTGACTACCTCGATTACAATGAGGGGCTGGACGGCAAGCCCAATCCCTACATGCATTCCCGGCTGAGATCTTCCCTTGTCTTCAAGTCCACCATCCCCGAGCAGCCGGAGTCTAACAGCTACACCACTAACTCGCAGTCCTCTGGGCTTCATGGAGAGCAGCTTGGCCCCCCACCCAATACAAGCTTTCACCCCTCAAGGATTCTGACCACAATGGGGAACCGAGGGATGCCCAACGACTTCATTATGAAGAGGCGGAGTCTGCAGATCCTAGACGATTCAAGGCATAACATGTACAATGGAAACAATAATCCTAATTTTTCCAGCCTTGGCAGAGGCAAGGTAGGCGCGACTGTCACAAACCCAGAGCTTTTCCAAGAAGAAAGATACAAGCGGTATAGCTTAGCTGAGCCAAGGTGCAACACCAATTACATTAGCAGCAAAGAGCCATCCAGCCATATGTTTGGCACATATGGAAGTGGACAGGGCATCACAGGCGAGCTGACAGATTTTAATAGGACTGAGCGGTACTCACAGAACAGCATTAAGGAAGACCAGCGGTCCGTCTCCCATTATGACGTCAAGAAGGTCAGTGAGAACAAGAACCCTTCAGCCTTCAACCCACCCTCCTCCAGAACATCATCAGCCACAGCACTTACTGCAAACAGCCACGAGCCCTCAGCCAAAGCCTCCAACACTCCCAGCTCTTCCAGCTCTCCCAGGTTCTTCAAAAAAAAGATCATTTCACTTCTCAACAAGCCAGAGAAGGAGAGCAAGACATGTGGGGGGTCACCTGAAGATGAGGGGAAGAAAGTGGGCAAAAAGAAGGGCAGCACGACAAACTCAGCGAGCAGCCAACAAAAAGGAAATGGAGGACTTTCCATCAGAGAAAACCACTTCCTGGGTGAGGGGGGCACATCCTCAGCGCCTCGCTTCAGCACCGAGGAGCTCTCTCAGGACTGCATGCCTTCCGGAGCTCCCACAAACCGGCAGGTAGCACCAGCCTCCAGACCAAGCCAGGTCCTCGAAGCCCGCCAAAGAGATCACAAAGTGGACAGGAGACTGTACAGCCGATTCGAGCCGTTCTGCTCGTTTGAGAAGAAGACAGAGAAAGGTTCATCGGGTGCTGCACACCTCCATGGCTTGGAGACACGGAAGAGCTTGCCAAGTCAGAACTCTAGGGGGGTCTTCTCAAGTGAACATAACACCACATCACGGAATCAGGTGCAAGGTCACCATGAAAATAAGTTTGGCAGATTCATACAGCGGGTGGGAAACTTTattcacaaaaataaatga